From the Paenibacillus tianjinensis genome, the window GCGCCTCTCCGGCATCAACATCAAGCGCAAGACCATGCTGATATTTGTGCTGAGCGGGCTGCTCGGTTCCATTGCGGCCATCGTGCTCACCTCACGTCTGGCTTCGGCAACCATCACTGCCGGCAATATGGCGGAGATGGATGCCATTGCCGCCTGCGTCATCGGAGGCACTTCCTTGATGGGCGGAGCCGGGACAGTAATCGGAGCCATTATAGGGGCACTCGTGATGACTTCGCTGGATAACGGAATGTCGCTTATGGGCCTGGAATCGTTCTGGCAGTATGTAGTCAAAGGCTCGATTCTGGTAATAGCAGTGTGGCTGGATATTTCCAACCGCAGCAAAGGTGTAAAGTAGCAGCTGCGGCTGTATAACGACGAATTAAGAGCCGGTAAGGGGATTGCCCTTGCCGGCTCTTTGCTGTATTTTGGAACGGATGCCCATTATTCCACAATCACCTTGGCGCTCATGGAGCTGTGCCCGGAGCCGCACATAATTGCACAGGTCATTTCAAAGGTCCCGGCTTCCTCGGGAGTAATCACGCGGGAAGAGGTTTTGGCATCTAATCTCAGCTCCAGCTCAGGAACCAGCATGCCGTGGTTGCCTTCCTCATTCTTAAACACGATCTTGACGGGCACACCCTTTTTCAGATGATATTCCTTCTGGTCGAAGCTGTAGTTTGTAGCCGAAATGATGAGTTCATCTTCTGCAGCGACAGTATTCTCAGCTGTTCCGTCAGGCGCCGGCGATGTTTCATTGCCCCCGCTGCAGGCAGACAGGATGAGCAGAAATAAGATTGACAGGAATAAGGCAGGTCTTTTGAACATGATGATCCTCCTCCGGATTTGGATAGACAGGCTAGAGTTATGACCCTAGCATAGCTTACTTTTTAAGTGAAGTCTTGAATAAACTTTATTAAACGATTTAATCGGTGGAGGAAGTTTGTCGAAATTCGTAAAAAAATGGTGCAAAGATAATTTAAATTTATTATAATTAAAGCTACTATATATCGGTAAGAAGTAGGGGATTCACATTAATCTAGCTATGGATACACAAAATGCGGAGGTTTGGCACCGCAGAATATTAAGCGGCTATTGGATGCTGGTGTTGTTAATGCTGGCCGTCCAGTTCATCTTTATGCTGTCCGCCCGTGTTCCTGAGGTGAAGTCGGTGCTTCTCCCGGGCCAAGGCCATTTATTCATTGCCTGCAACTTAATGATCGTCATTGCAATGAGCCTTGCGGAAATGTGGCTGCGGACAACCGGCCAATACCACAAGCAGGCTGTGGTCGGATGCGGTTTTGTTGTATCGTATTTGATGTATTTTGTATTGGAACCTTTTGTGGACGGGGCTCAGATGACCCTCATGCTGCCGATAATGATTTCGCTCATTTATTTCGACCAGAAGCTGCTCAAATGCCTGGGAGTGTTCAGCCTCCTGTTCTATGCTGCCCTTTATTTCGGTTTGGAACGGACAGTGCTGGACAAGCCGCTGCTGGAATTTCTACTGGTTGAATGTGTGTTTATAGTAATCGTAGTGATGGCTCATGCGGTCATTGTCCGTGCCTGGGAGGTCCGTGAACATCTGGAGCAGTTGACCAAATCGGAGCAGGGACTCATGGTGGAACGGGCGATTTCGGACAAGCTGCTCAAAATAGAAGCCCTTACCGGCCTTTACAATCATAAAACCTTCCATGAATACCTGGATTCGCTGCTGGAGCAATGCGAGAGCAACGGGCTGCGTCTGCAGCTGGCGCTTTTTGATATCGATAATTTCAAACGTGTGAATGATACGTACGGACACTGGGTAGGCGATCTTGTGCTCAAAGAGGTTGCAGCCAAGGTTGCGGGGCAAATCGGCCTGAATGATTTTGCTGCCAGGTATGGCGGGGAGGAGTTCGCGGTCATCTTTACGGATAAAAGCTACCAGGAAGCATACGCTGCTGCAGAAGACATGAGACTGGCCATCAGCCAGATGGAACATCCCTACGCCGGAGGTAAACCGATTACCGTCAGCATCGGACTCTGTGATTATCAGCTGGGCGACGGCAAGGAGCTGCTGTTCCGCAAAACGGATGATGCCCTGTATACTGCCAAACGCGGCGGCAAAAATAAAGTCGTTACCGCTTCCCAGGTGCACGCCAAGGTCACAGTCGCGACTTATGCGTAAAATAATACAACAAACCCCCTATTTCCGATATAATCCGGAGATAGGGGGTTTCATTGTCTGAACGCTGCTGAAGCAGGCTCAGGTTATTTGCCGGCTTCAAACGGGGTAGATACCGGCAGGAACAGGTCGATAATACCGATGACCAGAGCAGCCAGTAAGGCTCCCAGAATCGATACGCTGACACCGCTCACGACGAATTGCGCGATCCAGATGACCAGGGCGCTCACCAGGAAACCAACGATACCACGGCCGAAGGGAGTCGCTTTTTTGCCGAAGATCCCTTCAATCACCCAGCCAAGCAGTGCAATGATCAGGGCCAGGATCAGTGCGCTCCAGAACCCGCCAATCGTGAATTGCGGAACAATCCAACCGACAACAAGCAGGACAATCGCTGCTACCACGAAACGGACCACATGACCTAAAAATCTCATTGAATGAGCCTCCTTTGGCCTTCACATAAGGATATGTGCAGTTGTTATTATGGTCTTGCCCCCCGGTTTCTATGCCCAAATAGCGAAAATGGGCCGAATTAGGTATAATGTTAACATCTATGAAGGGAGCTGTGACGGTAATTGGACGACAAAATTTTGCATACGCTTGAATATCGCAAGATTTTAAATAAATTGATGCAATATACGCAGACACCGATGGGAAAACTTGCGGCGGAAGAATTGAAGCCCTCTGGAGATTTTGAAGGCGTGAAGCGGCTGCTGCAGGCCACAGATGAGGCGGTAAATGTTGACCGGCTCAAGGGTATTCCTTCGTTTGGCGGGGTCAGCGATATTCGTCCTGCACTGAAACGTGCATCGATCGGCGGTATGCTGGGTACGCCGGAGCTGCTCTCCGTGGGCAATACGATCGGCGGAGCACGCAGAGTGAAGCGGTTCCTGGCCGCCATGCATGAGGATGAGAAGATTCATTCCCTGTTTGCCCTGAGCGACCTGCTCTCGGAACAGAAGCATGTAGAGGATGCCATCCGTTCATGCATTGATGAGGACGCTAATGTGCTTGATTCGGCCAGTCCGGAGCTGGCTTCAATCCGCCGGGAGCTGCGCGGCGGAGAGACCCGGATCCGCGAGAAGCTGGATTCCATGATCCGGTCTTCTTCCGTAGCCAAGATGCTGCAGGATCAGCTTGTGACGATCCGGGGTGACCGCTTCGTTATTCCGGTCAAAGCGGAATACCGTGCTCACTTTGGCGGAATTGTGCATGACCAGTCCGGATCGGGGGCCACGCTGTTCATTGAGCCGGAATCGATTGTAGCGATGAACAACAAGCTGCGCGAGACGCGGCTACGCGAGGAACGGGAAATTGAAATTATTCTCCACAGGCTGACAGCTATGGTTGGCGATATTGCCGAAGAGATGGCCTACGATGTCGATATACTCGGACAGCTTGACTTTATCTTCTCCAAGGCGCGTCTGGCCCGTGAGATGAAGGCAACCCAGCCGCGGATGAACGACCGCGGTTACCTTAAGCTGCGCAAGGGCCGTCATCCGCTGATCCCTGCGGAGCAGGTGGTGCCGCTGGATGTGGAGCTGGGCAATCAGTACAGCTCGATTATTGTTACCGGTCCGAATACCGGGGGTAAGACAGTTACGCTGAAGACGATCGGCCTCTTGAGTCTGATGTCGATGTCCGGTTTGTTCATTCCGGCAGAGGAAGGCAGCCAGATGTGTGTATTTGATGCCATTTATGCCGATATTGGGGATGAACAGAGTATCGAGCAGAGTCTGAGTACCTTCTCCAGCCACATGACCAATATTATCTCTATTCTGAAGCGGATGACTCCAAAAAGTCTTATTCTGCTGGATGAGGTAGGTGCAGGAACGGACCCTGCTGAAGGGTCGGCGCTGGCGATCGCCATCCTGGAGCATATTCACCGGATCGAATGCCGGATGGTCGCCACGACACATTATAGTGAACTGAAGGCATATGCGTATGAACGTAAAGGCGTCATTAATGCCAGTATGGAATTTGATGTGCAGAGCTTAAGTCCCACCTACCGCCTGCTGATCGGCGTGCCTGGACGAAGCAATGCCTTTGCCATCGCTGAACGGCTTGGCCTGCCGAACGAGATTCTGGATCACGCGCGCGGCGAAGTGAAGGAAGAGGACTTGCGCGTCGAGCATATGATTGCTTCACTCGAGGAGAACCGCCTCACCGCTGAGAACGAGCGTGAGCGGGCAGAGGTTATCCGCCGGGAGGCGGAGGAATTCCGCAAGCGCCAGCAGCAGGAGCTTGAGAAGCTGGAAAGCCAGCGAGATAAGCGGCTGGAGAAAGCGGAGAAGGATGCCACCGCCATTCTCGACAAGGCGCGCAAGGAAGCGGAGGAAATCATCAGCGATCTGCGCCGTCTGGCCATGGAGGAAGGGGCTTCCGTCAAGGAGCACAAGCTGATTGAAGCCCGCCGGCGTCTGGATGAAGCAGAACCGGCGCCGCGTAAGAAACCCGTATCCCGGAGCAGCAGCAAGGCTCCGCGGCAGATTCAGCTTGGCGATGAGGTAAAGCTGCCTAGCGTGAATCAGAAAGGCTATGTGGTAGAGCTGAGCGGGACTAAGGAAGCGCTTGTGCAGTTCGGCATTATGAAGATGAAGGTCAATCTAAGCGATCTGGAGTTTTTGGCCTCTGCACCGGATAATCCGGCACCTGCACTCCGCCGTGCAACGACCGTCAAACGTACACGGGATGAGAATGTCCGCAGTGAGCTGGACCTGCGCGGTGCGAACCTGGAAGAAGCAATTATGGAAACGGACCGTTTCATCGACGAAGCATTCCTCGGCAATCTAGGACAAATTTCGATTATCCATGGCAAAGGAACCGGCGTACTGCGGACCGGTATTCAGGAATATCTGCGTAAACATAAGCATGTCAAAAGCTACCGGCTAGGAAATTATAACGAGGGCGGCGCGGGTGTAACCGTGGCTGAACTGGAATAGCGGCGGAGCCCGGCAGAAAGAGGGGAACAATGCAAGGAAATATTGATCTTTTGCTGGATCATCCGCTGGGTGCACTGCTGGGTTACTTCACCGTGGCGATTCTCGGCCTGGTGATATTCCTGTCCTTTTTCGAAATGGTGACTAAGTACAACTGCTGGGAAGAGATTCGTAAGGGGAATGTAGCGGTAGCGATGGCAACCGGCGGCAAAATATTCGGCATCTGTAATATTTTGCGCTTCAGCATCCAGGCTGGAGCCTCGATATATGAGACAATGAAATGGTCACTTGTCGGTTTTTTGCTGCTGCTGCTTGCGTATTTCCTCTTCGAATTTCTGACTCCCGTCTTTTCAATTGATGATGAAATTGCAGCAGATAACCGGGCGGTGGGACTTACAGCTATGCTGATCTCGGTTTCACTGTCCTATGTGATCGGAGCGGCTATATTCTGACTTAGGAGTAGAAACTGATGAAAATTCTGATCCGGGTGCTGTTTATTTCCGCCGTCGCTTTTATAGCGGCCGGAATTATTTATTTAGTGGTGAACTGATTCTTAAATGTGAGGTAAGAAGGAGAACGTGAAGATGGAAACAACTGTATGCCCTTGGTGCCATACCGAAATTGTGTGGGACGAGGAATTCGGGCCAGAGGATACCTGCCCCCATTGCAATAATGAGCTTAGCGGATACCGTACAATCACGGTAGGCGTAGATGATCTTGAGGATGAAGAACTGGAAGAAACGCCGGATGCCGCGGAAGATGATGAGATCAGTGATGAGAACTTGTGGGACGACGATGACAAAGAAAGTGTAGTGCCGATCTTCAACACCCTTGACCAGTTTGGTGACGATTATGATCTGAAGCAGTATGAACAGAGCGTAGCAGCGGTTCTGGCGGCACAGCTCGAGGCGCCGGAATGTCCGCAGTGCCATGAACTCCTGGTATTGTCCGGTATACAAAAGGTAACCAGCTTTGAGCCGTCTTCTCCTGAGGCACTGGGTGGACCTGTGCTGAAGGCGCCTTTTTCGCTGAATCTGTATGTATGCCCTTCATGCTTCCATGTTCAGCAGAGTCTGGCACAGGAAGACCGGGCAGGATTTGTGCGTAACCTGAGCAACGGGAATAAATAAGCACTGTTCATAATTCGCCCTCCTTCCGGGAATGATAAGCAGGATTGTTCAGAAGGCAGGGAGGGCGTCGTATTGAAGAGAGCACCACAGAATCAGGCGGTACTGCTGCTTGCGGTGAACGGATTGTATTTGCTGGCCAGTGCTCTGGCAGGTACTTTTTTAAATGTATATTTGTGGAAAAGCCGTCAGGACTACGTCATGATCGGCTGGTTTGCGCTCAGCCAGCAGGTGGCGGTGGGCCTTAGCTTCTGGCTGGCCGGCAAGTGGGTGAAGGAACATAATAAAATGAATGCCCTGCGGCTGGGACTCGCCGTTTCGGGCTTTTTTTATTTGCTGGTGCTGTTGCTTGGCGGGAGAGCCTCCAGTTATATTTGGCCGTTAGGCCTGACCCTCGGATTATCCATCGGCGTATTTTGGCTCGCTTATAACATTATCTATTTTGAAATAACGGAGGCGGATAACCGGGATTTTTATAATGGCTGGATCGGCCTGCTGGGTTCACTCGCCGGGATCATCGGCCCGTTTCTCTCGGGCTGGATGATCTCCAGGCTGCAGGGGGAGCGCGGGTACAGAGTTGTGTTTATGCTCTCCCTGGGTATTTATGCAGCGGCGGCTGTCCTGAGCTTTTTTCTGAAGAAACGCAAAAGTGAAGGCGAATATCTGTGGCTGGAGCCGTGGAGGGAGCTGCGGCGTTCCGGAAGCCGCTGGCGGCCTGTCTCGGCTGCACTGTTCTTTCAAGGCTTAAGAGGGGGAGTCTTCGCTTTTCTGATCGATCTTCTGGTCTACATCGCGGCGCAGACAGAGAGCAAGCTGGGACAATTTGCGCTGATTACATCAGCGGTGTCGCTCATCAGTTATTTCTTGGCAGGCAAATGGTTCAAGCCCCGCTACCGTTCTGCGGGTATGCTGGCCGGGGGGATTTTGCTGCTGGCTGTTATTGTGCCGCTTGTCTGGAAGGTAAGCTATGGGACATTGCTGGTGATGGGAATCGGAACCGCGCTGTTCATGCCGCTATATATGCTGCCGATGACTTCTATCAGCTTCGACCTGATGGGTGAATCAGCGGAAAGTGTTAGTAAGCGGGTTGAATTAGTGGTGCTGCGCGAGCTGAGCCTGATGAGCGGGCGAATACTGGGGATGTTTGCATTTATTGGGGTCTTGTCTGTTAACAGCTCCCAGATGGCGATCATTGTACTGCTGCTTGTATTGGGGGCCGCGCCTTTAGGCAGCTGGATCGTCCTTCGCCGCAAGCTTCATCGCAGCCGCGCCGGCAATATGCAATAATTGAAGCAAGACAAGCTGGAGAGGATTTTTGTATTCATGGCAAAAAAAAGATTGATCGGATTAAGAACTCAGGTAGCATTTATGGGTTCGGCTGTAGTGCTGCTGGTCCTGCTGGTGCTATATATTATTTTTAGTAATCAGATTATTCCGCAGACCCGTCATGCGCTGGAGGATAAAGCGAATGCGATTGCACGTACAATTGCCCTTATGCCGCTGGTATCAGAGGGTTTAAGTGAAGGGCGCAGCAGGGAGATCCAGGCCTATACCTCCAAAATTACCCGCCGCAATGATATTATGTTTGTAGTTGTAATTGATATGAACAGCATCCGCTATTCCCATCCTGATCCCTCTTTAATCGGTAAGTCTTTTGTCGGGGGAGGGCAGCAGGCTGCTCTCCGCGGAGAAGAGAGCATCTCCGAAGGCGAAGGAATGCTGGGTAAGTCTCTGCGTGCCTTTGTTCCCGTGTATACAGGCCAGGGATATCAGGTGGGAGTAGTTGTAGTAGGCCTTTCCATGGAGAAGGTTCAACGTCTGGTGAGGCAAAATGAATGGACGCTTATCGCAATTCTGCTGTCTGGTGCTCTGCTTGGAGCCGGTGGAGCAATCGTTCTCGGCCTGAGGATAAAGCGGATGATCTTCGGCATGGAGCCTGCAGACATCTCCAAGCTCCTGCAGGAGCGTAGTGCTATGCTGCAATCAACACGTGAAGGGATTATAGCAGTGGACCATGAAGCTACGGTCACGATGGTCAACTTGGAAGCAGAGCGGCTTCTTAACACGGCTGGCATTAAGGGGAATGGCATGACCCGCAATATCGCTGATTATTGGCCGGAGCTGGGTCTGGAGCAGGTACTTGCTACCGGTGAACCCAAACAGGACCAGGAGCTTGAGCTGAACGGCATCACCCTGCTCGTAAGCAGTGTGCCGATCCGGGTTAACGGGGAGGTTGCCGGGGCGATTGCCACGTTCCGTGACAAAACCGAGCTGGCTGTCCTGGCGGAGCGGCTGTCCGGCATTTCGGTTTATGCAGATGCGCTGCGGGCAGGCGCGCATGAGTTCATGAATAAGCTGCACGTTATTATGGGAATGACGCATATGGGACTGTATGATGAGCTGCAGCAGTATATCTCGGGGACAGTCAGCAACTATCAGAACGAAATCGGGTCCATCACCCGCATGATTAAGGACCCTGTAATGGCCGGATTTCTGCTGGGGAAGCTCAGCCGGGCACGGGAAGCGGGGATTAATCTGCTGCTTGCGGAGGACAGCTATCTGCCGGAAGCTGCTGATCCGCAGACGATCCATGAGCTGATCACTATCGCCGGCAACCTGCTTGACAACGCAATGGAGGCGTTAGAAGGGCAGGAGGTTAAGGAAATTGAGCTTGCTTTTCATTATGAGCACGGGAGTTTGTGCTGCACGGTGGAGGACAGCGGTCCGGGAATTCCCGAGCTGCTGCAGAAGCAAATCTTTGAACAAGGGTTTTCGACCAAAGGAGAACAGCGTGGGATCGGACTGTACCTGGTGCGTAAAAGTGTAGAGAAACTGGGGGGACGCCTTCAGCTCATCTGCGGTATGGAACCGGGAACTACCTTCATCGCGATAGTGCCATATGCTGTTAAGGGTGAGGAGAATGTATGAATATTAAGGTACTGATTGTCGAGGATGATCCGATGGTCGCGAAATTCAACCGCCACTATCTGGAGCAGGTGGAGGGCTTTGAATTCGCAGGCTGGGCCTCTACGGGTGAGGTAGCGGTGGAGATGCTTGCAGCACAGGTAATTGACCTTGTCCTGCTGGATATATATATGCCCCGGACCAGCGGACTGCAGCTGCTGTCCACTCTCCGTGAGAAGGGGAGTACGGTCGATATTATCGTCATCTCCGCTGCCAGCGACAAGGCCAGCATCCGCAAGGCGCTGCAGCTCGGAGCCGTAGATTACTTAATTAAGCCATTCGAGTTTGCCCGGTTTCAGGCTGCCCTGTCTGCTTACCGGGAGGATTATACCTTGATGAAGCAGCAGGAGCCGCTCAGCCAGCAGCAGCTCGATAAGCTGCTGCGGCATCCGCCTGGAACAGAAGAGGACAAGACGGCAGCACTGCCTAAGGGGCTGTCCGAAGGGACACTGGACAGTATCTGGAACACTATACAGCAACTGGAGAGGCCTATATTTTCAACGGAGGATATTGCGGAGAATGCCCCGATTTCGCGGATTTCTGTGCGAAAGTATCTGGCGTTTCTGAAAGATGCTGGAGTACTCGACATGGAGATCAGCTATGGTGCTGTAGGGAGACCGGTGTACATGTACACGGTTACTCCTGTCGGGCATGACATCATTACGAAATACATCAGCGGCAGCAGCCGTTAAGGGGCCTTCGGGCCTTTTTTTTTTATTTCTGATTCACTTTGTGTGTGCGCGAGTGGTACGGTACGGAATCAAAGGGAAAGGTCCCGTTGATTCCGTCCCGTACGGGCTAAAGGCTGGAATCAGCGGGAAAAATACCTCTGATTCTGCCACGTACGGGCTA encodes:
- a CDS encoding cupredoxin domain-containing protein codes for the protein MFKRPALFLSILFLLILSACSGGNETSPAPDGTAENTVAAEDELIISATNYSFDQKEYHLKKGVPVKIVFKNEEGNHGMLVPELELRLDAKTSSRVITPEEAGTFEMTCAIMCGSGHSSMSAKVIVE
- a CDS encoding GGDEF domain-containing protein — its product is MDTQNAEVWHRRILSGYWMLVLLMLAVQFIFMLSARVPEVKSVLLPGQGHLFIACNLMIVIAMSLAEMWLRTTGQYHKQAVVGCGFVVSYLMYFVLEPFVDGAQMTLMLPIMISLIYFDQKLLKCLGVFSLLFYAALYFGLERTVLDKPLLEFLLVECVFIVIVVMAHAVIVRAWEVREHLEQLTKSEQGLMVERAISDKLLKIEALTGLYNHKTFHEYLDSLLEQCESNGLRLQLALFDIDNFKRVNDTYGHWVGDLVLKEVAAKVAGQIGLNDFAARYGGEEFAVIFTDKSYQEAYAAAEDMRLAISQMEHPYAGGKPITVSIGLCDYQLGDGKELLFRKTDDALYTAKRGGKNKVVTASQVHAKVTVATYA
- a CDS encoding phage holin family protein, with translation MRFLGHVVRFVVAAIVLLVVGWIVPQFTIGGFWSALILALIIALLGWVIEGIFGKKATPFGRGIVGFLVSALVIWIAQFVVSGVSVSILGALLAALVIGIIDLFLPVSTPFEAGK
- a CDS encoding endonuclease MutS2, whose translation is MDDKILHTLEYRKILNKLMQYTQTPMGKLAAEELKPSGDFEGVKRLLQATDEAVNVDRLKGIPSFGGVSDIRPALKRASIGGMLGTPELLSVGNTIGGARRVKRFLAAMHEDEKIHSLFALSDLLSEQKHVEDAIRSCIDEDANVLDSASPELASIRRELRGGETRIREKLDSMIRSSSVAKMLQDQLVTIRGDRFVIPVKAEYRAHFGGIVHDQSGSGATLFIEPESIVAMNNKLRETRLREEREIEIILHRLTAMVGDIAEEMAYDVDILGQLDFIFSKARLAREMKATQPRMNDRGYLKLRKGRHPLIPAEQVVPLDVELGNQYSSIIVTGPNTGGKTVTLKTIGLLSLMSMSGLFIPAEEGSQMCVFDAIYADIGDEQSIEQSLSTFSSHMTNIISILKRMTPKSLILLDEVGAGTDPAEGSALAIAILEHIHRIECRMVATTHYSELKAYAYERKGVINASMEFDVQSLSPTYRLLIGVPGRSNAFAIAERLGLPNEILDHARGEVKEEDLRVEHMIASLEENRLTAENERERAEVIRREAEEFRKRQQQELEKLESQRDKRLEKAEKDATAILDKARKEAEEIISDLRRLAMEEGASVKEHKLIEARRRLDEAEPAPRKKPVSRSSSKAPRQIQLGDEVKLPSVNQKGYVVELSGTKEALVQFGIMKMKVNLSDLEFLASAPDNPAPALRRATTVKRTRDENVRSELDLRGANLEEAIMETDRFIDEAFLGNLGQISIIHGKGTGVLRTGIQEYLRKHKHVKSYRLGNYNEGGAGVTVAELE
- a CDS encoding DUF350 domain-containing protein translates to MQGNIDLLLDHPLGALLGYFTVAILGLVIFLSFFEMVTKYNCWEEIRKGNVAVAMATGGKIFGICNILRFSIQAGASIYETMKWSLVGFLLLLLAYFLFEFLTPVFSIDDEIAADNRAVGLTAMLISVSLSYVIGAAIF
- a CDS encoding MFS transporter, producing the protein MKRAPQNQAVLLLAVNGLYLLASALAGTFLNVYLWKSRQDYVMIGWFALSQQVAVGLSFWLAGKWVKEHNKMNALRLGLAVSGFFYLLVLLLGGRASSYIWPLGLTLGLSIGVFWLAYNIIYFEITEADNRDFYNGWIGLLGSLAGIIGPFLSGWMISRLQGERGYRVVFMLSLGIYAAAAVLSFFLKKRKSEGEYLWLEPWRELRRSGSRWRPVSAALFFQGLRGGVFAFLIDLLVYIAAQTESKLGQFALITSAVSLISYFLAGKWFKPRYRSAGMLAGGILLLAVIVPLVWKVSYGTLLVMGIGTALFMPLYMLPMTSISFDLMGESAESVSKRVELVVLRELSLMSGRILGMFAFIGVLSVNSSQMAIIVLLLVLGAAPLGSWIVLRRKLHRSRAGNMQ
- the dcuS gene encoding DcuS/MalK family sensor histidine kinase — protein: MAKKRLIGLRTQVAFMGSAVVLLVLLVLYIIFSNQIIPQTRHALEDKANAIARTIALMPLVSEGLSEGRSREIQAYTSKITRRNDIMFVVVIDMNSIRYSHPDPSLIGKSFVGGGQQAALRGEESISEGEGMLGKSLRAFVPVYTGQGYQVGVVVVGLSMEKVQRLVRQNEWTLIAILLSGALLGAGGAIVLGLRIKRMIFGMEPADISKLLQERSAMLQSTREGIIAVDHEATVTMVNLEAERLLNTAGIKGNGMTRNIADYWPELGLEQVLATGEPKQDQELELNGITLLVSSVPIRVNGEVAGAIATFRDKTELAVLAERLSGISVYADALRAGAHEFMNKLHVIMGMTHMGLYDELQQYISGTVSNYQNEIGSITRMIKDPVMAGFLLGKLSRAREAGINLLLAEDSYLPEAADPQTIHELITIAGNLLDNAMEALEGQEVKEIELAFHYEHGSLCCTVEDSGPGIPELLQKQIFEQGFSTKGEQRGIGLYLVRKSVEKLGGRLQLICGMEPGTTFIAIVPYAVKGEENV
- a CDS encoding response regulator — translated: MNIKVLIVEDDPMVAKFNRHYLEQVEGFEFAGWASTGEVAVEMLAAQVIDLVLLDIYMPRTSGLQLLSTLREKGSTVDIIVISAASDKASIRKALQLGAVDYLIKPFEFARFQAALSAYREDYTLMKQQEPLSQQQLDKLLRHPPGTEEDKTAALPKGLSEGTLDSIWNTIQQLERPIFSTEDIAENAPISRISVRKYLAFLKDAGVLDMEISYGAVGRPVYMYTVTPVGHDIITKYISGSSR